From the genome of Rhizobium sp. NXC24, one region includes:
- a CDS encoding dipeptide ABC transporter ATP-binding protein encodes MTGGPPLLELRSLRKHYPIAPNFWGRPTSTVHAMDDVSLMLRAGETLSVVGESGCGKSTLGKTVVRLHEPTSGEILLNGERVDAISGQALKTFRSKVQIIFQDPFSSLNPRHTVGATLAEPIMNFAVATTKAEIDERIATLLDMVGLPKDAAQRYPHQFSGGQRQRIAIARALAANPQLIVCDEAVSALDVSVKAQIVNLLQDIQRKTGLSLLFISHDLAIVEHLTHRVAVMYLGKVVEEGERKAIFGSPQHPYTQALLSAVPVVAAADKRQRILLRGDIPSPVKPPSGCRFHTRCPFATERCSSEVPELRSVGRDHRVACHFDFPASPASQHATV; translated from the coding sequence ATGACCGGCGGACCGCCTCTTCTGGAACTGCGCTCGCTGCGTAAGCATTATCCGATCGCGCCCAATTTTTGGGGCCGGCCTACCTCGACCGTCCATGCCATGGACGATGTCAGCCTGATGCTTAGGGCCGGCGAAACACTCTCTGTCGTCGGTGAGAGCGGGTGCGGCAAATCCACGCTCGGCAAGACCGTGGTGCGGCTGCATGAGCCGACGAGCGGTGAGATCCTGCTGAACGGGGAAAGGGTCGATGCGATTTCCGGCCAGGCTCTGAAAACATTCCGCTCGAAGGTGCAGATCATCTTTCAGGACCCGTTTTCAAGCCTGAACCCGCGCCATACCGTCGGGGCGACACTTGCCGAACCGATCATGAATTTCGCGGTCGCGACAACCAAGGCGGAGATCGACGAACGGATTGCCACGTTGCTGGATATGGTCGGCTTGCCCAAGGATGCCGCGCAGCGCTATCCGCACCAGTTCTCGGGCGGGCAACGTCAGCGTATCGCCATCGCCCGCGCTCTCGCCGCAAACCCTCAACTGATCGTCTGCGATGAAGCGGTCTCCGCGCTCGACGTGTCGGTGAAGGCGCAGATCGTCAACTTGCTCCAGGATATCCAGCGCAAGACCGGGCTGTCGCTGCTTTTCATCAGTCACGATCTCGCCATCGTGGAGCATCTGACGCATCGGGTTGCCGTGATGTACCTGGGCAAGGTGGTGGAAGAAGGGGAGCGCAAGGCGATCTTCGGTTCTCCGCAGCATCCCTACACCCAAGCCCTCCTGTCGGCCGTTCCAGTCGTCGCCGCTGCGGACAAACGACAGCGCATCTTACTGCGCGGCGACATTCCAAGCCCGGTCAAGCCGCCCTCGGGATGCCGTTTCCACACCCGCTGCCCCTTTGCGACGGAGCGTTGCAGCAGCGAGGTCCCCGAACTCCGGTCGGTCGGAAGGGATCACCGGGTCGCCTGTCATTTCGATTTTCCAGCGAGCCCGGCAAGCCAGCATGCCACAGTCTGA
- a CDS encoding ABC transporter ATP-binding protein: MDSQTPILEVRNLRTHFRGDDGGAVRAVEDVSFSLNSGETLAIVGESGSGKSVTSLSIMRLLPARNARNAGHIDFMGRDLLSLDEKEMRRIRGNDIGMIFQEPMTSLNPVLTIGRQITETLILHQGLSKRAARERAVEMLKLVDIPAPERRIDEYPHQLSGGMRQRVMIAMALACQPGLLIADEPTTALDVTIQAQVLDLMRGLQKKTGTAIILITHDLGVVAEMADRIIVMYAGRTVEEAATSELFQNPLHPYTQGLLATIPQLGSSLRDDAPQRLQEIPGQVPSLRKRLAGCAFAERCPLAAEHCRTEVPVFEAKRPAHKVACHKVKGGNWT, from the coding sequence ATGGATAGTCAAACGCCAATTCTCGAAGTTCGAAATCTCAGAACGCATTTTCGCGGCGATGACGGCGGCGCTGTTCGAGCCGTCGAAGACGTCTCCTTTTCGCTTAATTCCGGCGAGACCCTGGCGATCGTCGGGGAATCCGGATCGGGCAAATCGGTGACGTCGCTCTCCATCATGCGGCTGCTTCCCGCCCGAAACGCCAGAAATGCCGGCCATATCGATTTCATGGGCCGCGACCTGCTGTCGCTCGATGAAAAGGAGATGCGCCGCATACGCGGCAACGATATCGGCATGATCTTTCAGGAGCCGATGACCTCGCTCAATCCGGTACTGACGATCGGCCGGCAGATCACGGAAACGCTCATCCTGCACCAGGGCCTGTCAAAACGGGCGGCGCGGGAACGTGCTGTCGAAATGTTGAAACTGGTGGATATTCCGGCGCCTGAACGCCGGATCGACGAATATCCGCACCAGCTTTCCGGCGGCATGCGCCAGCGCGTGATGATCGCCATGGCCCTCGCATGCCAGCCTGGCCTTCTGATCGCCGACGAACCGACAACGGCGCTGGACGTGACGATCCAGGCTCAGGTTCTCGATCTGATGCGCGGGCTGCAGAAGAAGACAGGAACGGCCATCATTCTGATCACCCACGATCTCGGCGTGGTAGCGGAAATGGCCGACCGGATCATCGTTATGTATGCGGGACGAACCGTCGAAGAGGCGGCTACTTCCGAGTTGTTCCAGAACCCGCTGCATCCCTATACGCAAGGGCTCCTCGCCACCATACCGCAATTGGGTTCGTCGCTTCGTGACGACGCCCCGCAGCGCCTGCAGGAGATACCCGGCCAGGTGCCGAGCCTGCGCAAGCGTCTCGCCGGCTGCGCCTTTGCCGAGCGTTGTCCGCTGGCTGCGGAGCACTGTCGAACGGAGGTGCCGGTGTTCGAGGCCAAACGGCCGGCCCATAAGGTGGCGTGTCACAAGGTAAAAGGAGGAAACTGGACATGA
- a CDS encoding ABC transporter permease → MSTNIQHTEHLPDLFPTPKQYGRWRTLLHKHPTIVIGGGLLLLLVAIAVLAPLLGTIDPGFVSPIKRNREPSLIYWFGTDTLGRDLYSRVLYGARVSLLVGFCVAICASFLGLATGLVAGAYRQLDSVLMRIMDGLMSIPPILLAIALMAALGGSVVNVVIAITIAEFPRMSRLVRGLVLSIREQPFVDGAIASGCSMPRIVLWHILPNTLGPVMVQATYICSAAMITEAALSFIGAGTPPSVPSWGGIMNEGRMLWQLKPYIILFPAAFLSITVLAVNLLGDGLRDALDPRAANRT, encoded by the coding sequence ATGAGCACGAATATCCAACACACCGAGCATCTGCCGGATCTATTTCCGACGCCGAAGCAATATGGGCGCTGGCGCACGCTGCTGCACAAGCATCCGACGATCGTCATCGGCGGCGGGCTCCTTCTGCTTCTTGTCGCCATCGCTGTCCTGGCGCCGCTGCTCGGAACCATCGATCCCGGATTTGTCTCACCGATCAAGCGCAACCGCGAGCCGTCGCTGATCTACTGGTTCGGTACCGACACGCTGGGCCGCGATCTCTATTCCCGCGTTCTCTACGGAGCGAGAGTCTCGTTGCTGGTCGGATTCTGCGTTGCCATTTGCGCATCATTCCTTGGGCTTGCGACCGGTCTTGTTGCCGGCGCTTATCGGCAGCTCGATTCCGTTCTGATGCGGATCATGGACGGACTGATGTCGATCCCGCCCATCCTGCTCGCCATCGCACTGATGGCGGCGCTCGGCGGTTCGGTCGTCAACGTCGTCATCGCGATCACGATTGCGGAATTTCCGCGTATGAGTCGGCTGGTGCGCGGCCTGGTGCTTTCCATACGCGAACAGCCTTTTGTCGATGGCGCAATTGCGTCGGGCTGTTCGATGCCGCGGATCGTCCTCTGGCACATTCTTCCCAACACGCTCGGACCGGTCATGGTTCAGGCCACCTATATCTGCTCTGCCGCCATGATCACGGAGGCGGCCCTGTCCTTCATCGGCGCCGGCACGCCGCCTTCGGTTCCGAGCTGGGGCGGCATCATGAACGAAGGCCGGATGCTCTGGCAGCTCAAGCCCTACATCATTTTGTTTCCGGCGGCATTTCTGTCGATCACGGTGCTCGCGGTGAACCTGCTCGGTGACGGCCTTCGCGATGCTCTCGATCCGCGTGCGGCCAATAGGACGTGA
- a CDS encoding ABC transporter permease: MFSFAIKRVLSTIPVMLFVAFFVFSLLYLAPGDPAALIAGDQASPAEIARIRDSLGLDEPMLWRFLEWIGHVLRGNLGVSIFSQLPVSTLIAQRLEPTLSLMGLTLIISVTIAVPLGVLAAAWQGTWVDRLVMAIAVFGFSVPVFVIGYLLSYVFAIRLDLLPVQGYSPLADGVLSFLRNLILPAMALSCVYIALIARITRTSMIDVLSQDYIRTARAKGLGAAPVLFLHALKNASVPVVTVIGLGIAMLIGGAVVTETVFAIPGVGRLVVDAILRRDYPVIQGVVLLFSMGYVLINLGIDLLYTLLDPRVRY; the protein is encoded by the coding sequence ATGTTCAGTTTTGCCATCAAGCGCGTGCTGTCGACCATACCGGTCATGCTGTTCGTCGCCTTCTTCGTCTTCAGCCTGCTTTACCTGGCGCCGGGCGATCCTGCCGCGTTGATTGCCGGCGACCAGGCATCGCCAGCAGAGATCGCGCGTATCCGCGACAGTCTCGGGCTGGACGAACCGATGCTGTGGCGGTTTTTGGAATGGATCGGGCATGTTCTTAGGGGAAACCTGGGAGTCTCGATCTTCTCGCAACTGCCCGTCTCGACGCTCATTGCTCAGCGGTTGGAACCGACCTTGTCGCTGATGGGGCTCACGCTCATCATCTCGGTCACGATCGCGGTGCCGCTCGGCGTGCTTGCGGCGGCATGGCAGGGGACTTGGGTCGATCGCCTGGTCATGGCCATTGCTGTGTTCGGCTTTTCCGTGCCGGTTTTTGTCATCGGCTATCTGCTGAGCTATGTCTTTGCGATCCGCCTCGATCTGCTGCCAGTGCAGGGCTATTCGCCCCTTGCCGACGGCGTCCTGTCTTTCCTTCGAAATCTTATCCTGCCGGCGATGGCGCTGTCCTGCGTCTATATCGCCCTGATCGCGCGCATCACGCGGACGTCGATGATCGATGTGCTCTCGCAGGACTATATCCGCACGGCGCGCGCCAAGGGTCTTGGCGCCGCCCCGGTCCTCTTCCTGCACGCCCTCAAGAATGCGTCTGTGCCCGTCGTAACCGTAATCGGTCTCGGCATTGCCATGCTGATCGGCGGGGCCGTGGTGACCGAGACAGTCTTCGCCATCCCTGGGGTCGGTCGCTTGGTGGTCGATGCGATCCTGCGGCGCGACTATCCGGTCATCCAAGGCGTCGTGCTGCTGTTCAGCATGGGCTACGTGCTGATCAATCTCGGGATCGATCTTCTCTACACGCTGCTTGATCCGAGGGTGCGCTACTGA
- a CDS encoding ABC transporter substrate-binding protein, whose product MKCLKLTGALLALAMTLACGTALAADVLRIKPSGDVKALDPHLGSDSMARNYGYMVYDTLFAMDASLAIKPQMVDTWSKSDDGKTYKFTLRDGLKFSDGTPVTSKDVIASLKRWSVNDSLGQQLNAKGASWAAQDDRTFTLTLSESWGLVLDALGKAGAPVPFIMPARIADATPPNEAVKDHTGSGPFVFLGDEWVPGAKLAFAKNPFYKPRSEEASGLAGGKVAKVDRIEWTIIPDQQTALDALRKGEIDIDEDLSADLIPLAKEAEGVAVANQDDIGVAQQIRLNTIQPPFNNPLLRKALLTAVNGDDFLAAVITDPSLGKSCQSFYSCSSPYATKAGFPTPDIEKARALVAQSGYDGTPAVLLDATENANIHAFVTVTDQLLKDIGIKTRVDAMDWATVTSRRQSKEPVDKGGWSIFISGPGGLDFLEPVGHLGLRSNCEKAWFGWPCDEQIETMRTQFAGLTDLAQRKALAEKIQLRAVETVPYVPIGTQYQIRAYRSNLTGILTPPAPVYWNIARK is encoded by the coding sequence ATGAAATGCCTGAAACTGACCGGAGCGCTTCTGGCTCTGGCGATGACCCTTGCCTGCGGAACGGCGCTCGCCGCCGATGTCCTGCGCATCAAGCCGTCCGGCGACGTCAAAGCGCTCGATCCGCATCTCGGTTCGGACTCCATGGCGCGAAACTATGGCTACATGGTCTACGACACGCTGTTCGCCATGGATGCATCGCTCGCCATCAAGCCGCAGATGGTCGATACCTGGTCGAAATCCGACGACGGAAAGACCTATAAATTCACGCTTCGGGACGGTCTCAAGTTCAGCGACGGAACGCCGGTGACCTCCAAAGATGTCATTGCCTCCCTCAAGCGCTGGAGCGTGAACGACAGCCTCGGCCAGCAGCTCAACGCCAAGGGCGCCAGTTGGGCCGCTCAGGACGATCGCACCTTCACGCTCACCCTATCGGAAAGCTGGGGTCTCGTGCTCGATGCGTTGGGCAAGGCCGGGGCGCCCGTGCCCTTCATCATGCCCGCGCGCATTGCCGATGCCACGCCTCCGAACGAAGCGGTCAAGGATCATACTGGTTCTGGACCGTTCGTTTTCCTCGGCGATGAATGGGTTCCGGGTGCAAAGCTGGCATTCGCGAAGAACCCCTTCTACAAGCCGCGCAGCGAAGAGGCGAGCGGTCTCGCCGGCGGCAAAGTCGCCAAGGTCGACCGTATCGAATGGACGATTATCCCTGATCAGCAGACCGCACTCGATGCCCTGCGCAAGGGCGAGATAGATATCGACGAGGATCTGTCCGCCGATCTCATCCCGCTTGCCAAGGAAGCCGAAGGTGTAGCCGTGGCAAACCAGGACGATATCGGCGTCGCCCAGCAAATCCGCCTGAACACGATCCAGCCGCCGTTCAACAATCCTCTCCTGCGCAAGGCCTTGCTGACGGCGGTCAACGGCGACGATTTCCTTGCAGCGGTCATCACGGATCCCTCGCTCGGCAAATCGTGCCAATCCTTCTACTCTTGCTCCTCACCCTATGCCACCAAAGCCGGCTTCCCGACGCCGGACATCGAAAAGGCCCGCGCGCTGGTGGCGCAAAGCGGTTACGACGGCACGCCCGCCGTGCTTCTGGACGCGACCGAAAACGCCAACATCCATGCCTTCGTCACCGTCACCGATCAGCTCCTGAAGGACATCGGCATCAAAACGCGCGTCGACGCCATGGATTGGGCGACCGTAACCAGCCGCCGGCAGAGCAAGGAACCGGTCGACAAGGGCGGTTGGTCGATCTTCATTTCCGGCCCGGGTGGTCTCGACTTCTTGGAGCCTGTGGGGCACCTGGGTCTGCGCTCGAACTGCGAGAAGGCCTGGTTCGGCTGGCCCTGCGATGAGCAGATCGAAACCATGCGCACCCAGTTTGCGGGCCTGACCGACCTGGCGCAACGCAAGGCGCTGGCCGAGAAGATCCAGCTCCGCGCTGTCGAGACCGTGCCCTACGTTCCGATCGGCACGCAATACCAGATCCGCGCCTATCGCAGCAACCTGACCGGCATCCTGACGCCGCCGGCTCCGGTCTATTGGAATATCGCACGCAAGTAG
- a CDS encoding ROK family transcriptional regulator, with protein sequence MNYIWRKKGSFRTDIADKTGLTEASVSRIVSELRAEGVLTEKRQPAEYPGGPSAILTLSKDRYLGALEVSSNRVHAGIATLDGDLVFSERFDLKDGASAGAVSQAIAAAVGALADSAERSRLQLDFVGVSVPGYDARRAINPIVMLDPSETLARLNASFLNVPVEIANSIVARAINQRLTLGTNASSDDYLYVFVGHGVAAAIVSEFWGNGDVTTCEIGHMVMDPKGPQCRCGHFGCLEAYLSTSAIAPRLKIDEVELLALGDAWPQRVPISEKTSTDVHSRLFRLGMAIGNALNMVGTQRVFLGGWPANLGDAGRASILAGIDCCLLGGAGSIELNFVQSELGQEPAAALSLATFGYLKRGAQPTQEENVLMHAPEAQA encoded by the coding sequence TTGAATTATATCTGGAGGAAAAAAGGTAGCTTCCGCACCGATATTGCCGACAAAACCGGGCTGACAGAAGCTAGCGTATCCCGCATTGTGTCCGAACTGCGCGCGGAGGGCGTGCTCACCGAAAAGCGGCAGCCCGCAGAATATCCGGGCGGGCCAAGCGCTATCCTTACATTAAGCAAGGATCGCTATCTCGGCGCGCTCGAGGTGTCGAGCAACCGGGTCCATGCTGGTATAGCCACCCTTGACGGAGATCTTGTCTTCTCGGAACGCTTCGATCTGAAGGACGGCGCCTCGGCGGGGGCGGTGTCTCAGGCTATCGCGGCGGCAGTCGGCGCCTTGGCCGACTCTGCCGAACGTTCCCGGCTGCAACTGGACTTCGTCGGTGTTTCCGTTCCCGGTTACGACGCGCGCCGGGCCATAAATCCCATCGTAATGCTCGATCCTTCCGAGACGCTTGCGCGGCTCAACGCAAGTTTTCTCAACGTGCCTGTCGAGATTGCCAATTCGATTGTCGCGCGAGCGATAAACCAACGGCTGACGCTCGGAACCAACGCTTCGAGCGACGACTACCTCTATGTGTTCGTCGGCCATGGCGTGGCGGCCGCCATTGTCAGCGAGTTCTGGGGCAATGGCGACGTCACGACCTGCGAGATCGGGCACATGGTCATGGACCCCAAGGGGCCGCAATGTCGCTGCGGTCACTTCGGATGTCTCGAGGCCTACTTGTCGACGAGCGCGATCGCGCCGCGGCTGAAGATCGACGAAGTGGAGCTCTTGGCGCTGGGTGACGCCTGGCCACAGAGGGTTCCCATCAGTGAGAAGACCAGCACGGATGTCCATTCCCGGCTTTTCAGGCTCGGCATGGCCATCGGCAACGCTCTCAACATGGTCGGAACACAACGCGTCTTCCTGGGAGGATGGCCCGCAAATCTCGGCGACGCCGGAAGGGCATCGATCTTGGCTGGCATTGATTGCTGTCTTCTTGGCGGTGCCGGTTCCATCGAGCTCAATTTCGTCCAATCCGAGCTCGGACAAGAGCCTGCGGCGGCGCTGTCGCTCGCCACATTCGGTTACCTGAAGCGCGGAGCCCAACCTACTCAGGAAGAAAATGTCCTGATGCACGCGCCCGAGGCGCAAGCCTGA
- a CDS encoding class 1 fructose-bisphosphatase — MTTFEAYLDGHRGTLLNEGMVVVLRNIAEATRQISDKLRSSSLSGLTGATDAINVQGETQKPLDILSNEIMLDACRKSPAVAFAVSEELDAEVLIHPNGGYAMIFDPLDGSSNLDVNVTVGTIFSIIEASSPAEILKNGRSQLAAGYAAYGPQTNLVLAIGDGVQIFTLDERGVYVMTTADAKIAPETKEFAINAARRPSWDDVITEYVDGSIETPGYNMRWIGSMVADTHRIFNRGGIFLYPADRNKPASGGRLRLLYEANPIGFLVEAAGGSAIAGKTAILDIEPTSLHQRVPVIFGSRHEVAKISRAYCVERAIETV; from the coding sequence ATGACGACATTCGAAGCCTATCTCGATGGTCATAGGGGAACATTGTTGAACGAGGGCATGGTCGTCGTCCTGCGCAACATTGCCGAGGCTACCCGGCAGATTTCGGACAAGCTCAGAAGCTCGTCATTATCAGGTCTAACGGGCGCAACCGACGCAATCAACGTCCAGGGCGAGACGCAGAAGCCGCTCGATATACTTTCCAACGAGATCATGCTCGATGCATGCCGTAAATCGCCGGCAGTTGCTTTCGCGGTATCGGAAGAACTCGACGCCGAAGTGCTCATTCATCCCAATGGCGGATATGCGATGATCTTCGACCCGCTCGATGGATCGTCCAACCTCGATGTCAACGTAACGGTCGGAACGATCTTTTCCATCATCGAGGCAAGCTCTCCGGCTGAGATCCTGAAAAATGGCCGCAGTCAGCTCGCTGCAGGATATGCCGCGTACGGACCGCAAACCAATCTGGTCCTTGCGATTGGAGATGGCGTACAGATCTTCACGCTCGACGAACGCGGCGTGTATGTGATGACAACCGCGGATGCCAAGATCGCCCCGGAAACCAAGGAGTTTGCGATCAACGCTGCACGTCGTCCGTCTTGGGATGACGTCATTACCGAATATGTCGACGGGTCGATCGAAACCCCCGGCTATAATATGCGCTGGATCGGTTCGATGGTCGCCGATACCCATCGCATCTTCAACCGCGGCGGAATCTTCCTCTATCCCGCCGATCGAAACAAGCCAGCCTCCGGCGGCCGTCTGCGTCTACTTTATGAAGCCAATCCAATTGGCTTTCTGGTCGAAGCGGCAGGCGGCTCTGCCATTGCCGGAAAGACCGCCATCCTCGACATTGAACCAACCTCGCTGCATCAGCGGGTTCCGGTGATTTTTGGGTCACGCCACGAGGTCGCAAAGATCAGTCGAGCGTACTGCGTCGAACGGGCAATCGAGACAGTGTAG
- a CDS encoding response regulator: MASDQPRREHVLIVDDDTRIRQMLTRYFEDEGYQVTAVSDGGEMRLQMKQASFDIILLDLILPGGEDGLLLAREIRMQSDVPIIMLTGRDDVVDRIVGLEMGADDYIAKPFHLREVHARMKSILRRRQPAATPAEARQEEIIRFDGWQLNFDRRQLLAADGGEVELTTGEFDMLAVLVRHAGRVLRRELLMDLTRGRNLEAFDRTIDAQIVRLRKKIEDDPKHPKLIKSIRGVGYIFTARL, translated from the coding sequence ATGGCTTCCGATCAACCGCGGCGCGAACATGTTCTGATCGTCGACGACGACACAAGAATCCGCCAGATGTTGACGCGTTATTTCGAAGATGAGGGATACCAGGTCACCGCCGTCTCGGACGGCGGTGAAATGCGTCTCCAGATGAAGCAGGCGAGCTTCGATATCATACTGCTGGACCTGATACTGCCAGGAGGCGAAGATGGTCTGTTGCTTGCCAGAGAAATCCGCATGCAGTCCGATGTGCCGATCATCATGCTGACGGGCCGCGACGATGTCGTCGATCGGATTGTCGGTCTGGAAATGGGTGCGGATGACTATATCGCCAAGCCGTTTCATTTGCGCGAAGTGCATGCTCGCATGAAGTCCATCCTTCGCAGACGCCAGCCAGCGGCTACGCCGGCGGAGGCGAGGCAGGAGGAGATCATTCGCTTCGATGGTTGGCAGCTCAATTTCGACCGTCGCCAGCTTCTTGCCGCCGACGGTGGCGAAGTCGAGTTGACGACAGGCGAGTTCGACATGCTGGCCGTTCTTGTGCGCCATGCCGGCCGCGTTCTTCGCCGGGAGCTTCTCATGGATCTCACTCGCGGCAGAAATCTCGAAGCCTTCGACCGCACGATCGATGCACAAATTGTCAGATTACGGAAAAAGATCGAGGACGACCCCAAACATCCAAAATTGATCAAATCGATCCGGGGCGTTGGTTACATCTTCACCGCGCGGCTGTGA
- a CDS encoding PAS domain-containing sensor histidine kinase yields MNDKSKTRVTTELELDEIARLLDGANLIIHGFDGVVSRWTGGCETLYGWSRDEALGQVVHTLLATQFPKPLDEIREEVRRQGAWQGEVVHRHRDGRIIFVATRWTLITPAFDTRPVIIQTNNDVTEMKQIQDDLAEREAHLRSILDTVPESMIVIDDVGTISSFSAASERLFGYTADEVCGRNVKILMPQPDRDAHDSYLSRYMTTGERRIIGYGRVVTGQRKDGSLFPMELSVGEATAKGKRIFTGFIRDLTSRHKIEDELRQSQKMEAIGQLTGGLAHDFNNLLTVISGNLEMIEGKLKDEKLRPLLREAQDAADDGAKLTGQLLAFGRRQPLNPKLVDVGQLVSSFSDLLRRTLGEAIEFRTIVSGAANEALVDGSQLQNALLNLVLNARDAMSRGGKLSIEISRIKLDADYAQMYPQVRTGEYVLISVTDTGLGMTSEVKQRAFEPFFTTKSVGSGTGLGLSMVYGFAKQSGGHVQLYSEIGQGTSVRVFLPAAHKTADNASEKGVEERLQSDIPGGFEKILVVEDDPRVRRVAVSRLNDAGYQVVEASNGNEALTRLEENPDVALLFTDIVMPGGMTGDELANHVRTLKPGIRILFTSGYAEPTIAGRELAQSGSWLKKPYTARELATRLRELLD; encoded by the coding sequence ATGAACGACAAATCGAAGACCCGAGTGACAACTGAACTGGAGCTCGACGAGATTGCTCGCCTGCTCGACGGAGCCAACCTCATCATTCACGGCTTTGACGGCGTTGTCAGCCGTTGGACCGGCGGTTGCGAAACGCTCTATGGGTGGTCAAGGGACGAGGCACTTGGTCAGGTCGTTCACACGCTTTTGGCAACACAGTTTCCAAAGCCTTTGGATGAGATCCGCGAGGAAGTCCGAAGGCAGGGGGCATGGCAGGGCGAGGTGGTGCATCGTCACCGGGATGGACGAATCATTTTCGTCGCCACGCGCTGGACGCTCATCACCCCTGCTTTCGATACCAGGCCGGTCATCATCCAGACCAACAACGATGTTACCGAGATGAAACAAATTCAGGACGATCTTGCAGAAAGGGAAGCGCATCTGCGCTCGATCCTCGACACCGTGCCTGAATCGATGATCGTCATCGATGACGTCGGCACGATCTCCTCGTTTAGTGCCGCCTCTGAAAGATTGTTCGGCTACACGGCTGATGAAGTTTGCGGCAGGAATGTCAAAATCTTGATGCCGCAGCCCGATCGTGACGCACATGATAGTTACCTTTCCCGCTACATGACGACTGGAGAGCGGCGCATCATTGGCTATGGCCGCGTCGTGACGGGGCAGCGCAAGGACGGCTCCCTTTTCCCAATGGAGCTCTCCGTCGGCGAGGCCACCGCAAAGGGCAAGCGCATTTTCACCGGCTTCATCCGCGACCTGACGAGCCGCCATAAGATCGAGGATGAGCTGCGCCAGTCGCAGAAGATGGAGGCGATCGGCCAGTTGACCGGCGGACTGGCGCATGACTTCAACAATCTGCTGACCGTCATCAGTGGCAATCTCGAAATGATCGAGGGCAAGCTTAAGGACGAGAAGCTGCGGCCGCTGCTGCGTGAAGCGCAGGACGCGGCGGATGACGGCGCCAAGCTGACGGGCCAATTGCTCGCCTTTGGCCGGCGCCAGCCGCTCAATCCGAAGCTCGTCGATGTCGGCCAACTAGTGTCGAGCTTTTCCGATCTGCTGCGCAGGACGCTTGGCGAGGCTATCGAATTCCGCACCATCGTCAGCGGTGCGGCGAACGAAGCGCTGGTCGACGGATCGCAGTTGCAGAATGCATTGCTCAATCTGGTCCTGAACGCCAGGGACGCCATGTCGCGTGGCGGCAAGCTCTCGATCGAAATCTCGCGCATCAAGCTGGATGCCGATTACGCACAGATGTATCCGCAGGTACGCACCGGTGAGTATGTCCTGATTTCCGTGACCGATACGGGCCTTGGCATGACATCCGAGGTCAAGCAACGGGCCTTTGAGCCCTTCTTTACCACGAAGAGCGTCGGCTCCGGCACCGGTCTGGGCCTGAGCATGGTCTATGGTTTCGCCAAGCAGTCCGGTGGCCATGTCCAGCTTTATAGCGAGATCGGACAAGGCACGAGTGTGCGTGTCTTTCTTCCCGCGGCACACAAGACGGCCGATAACGCCAGCGAGAAGGGTGTGGAGGAGCGGCTCCAGTCTGACATTCCCGGTGGCTTCGAGAAGATTTTGGTGGTGGAGGATGATCCGCGGGTGAGGCGCGTTGCCGTCTCTAGGCTCAACGATGCTGGCTACCAGGTGGTTGAAGCATCCAACGGGAACGAGGCATTGACCAGGCTCGAGGAAAATCCCGATGTCGCGCTGCTTTTCACCGATATCGTCATGCCAGGCGGCATGACCGGCGATGAGCTGGCTAACCATGTGCGGACATTGAAACCAGGCATAAGGATTCTCTTCACATCCGGTTATGCCGAGCCGACGATCGCTGGCCGCGAGCTCGCGCAATCGGGGAGCTGGCTGAAAAAGCCCTATACTGCACGTGAGCTGGCAACGCGCCTGCGAGAGCTTCTGGATTAA